The sequence TGAAGAAGCAGCCCCCAAATGTAACGCTATGCCGCACCCCGGTGGAAACCGAGGCACCGGTGGCGCCTGCAATGAAGACTTTATAGCCAGCTCCTGGCTTGCTGCGCGCATGGCTGCCTGGTTCTAGTTCTCGATCGCAGCTTGCGGCGTGTTGCGGAAGCTGATCGCCATGCGGTTGTAAGCGTTCATCAGGCTGATCGCGATCGTGAGATCCACTAGCTCGCGCTCTTCGAACACCTCACGGGCGGCCTGATATGCTTCATCCGGCACGTTGGTCTCTGCGACGTGCGTCACCGTTTCGGCCCATGCAAGGGCGGCGCGTTCGCGTTCGTCGAAAAGATTGCCGGCTTCCTTCCAGGCCTGCACCAGCGCCAGCTTTTCGATCTTTACGCCCTTTTTGAGCAGGTCGCGCGTGTGCGAGTCGAGGCAGTACGCGCAGTTGTTGATTTGGGAAATTCGCAGGTAGACCAGTTCCACCAACGCAGGCGGAAGGCTGCTCTGCATGATGTAGCCGTAGACCCCGCCGAGCGCTTTCACACCCGCCGGTGCAATCTGATTGTAGTCGAGACGCTGACTCATTTTTTGCTCCTTGAGGACGAATCCTGCTCAATTGAAGTCGTCAGTTCTTTTTCGTCGCTATCGACGACGAACACCGCGAGCAGCGTTGCAGGCCTGGTTTTGCTCGCATTGCGACTGACGGGATGGCGCGATCCTGGCGTCTCGTAAAAACTTTCGCCGGCACGATAGACTCGCTTTGGTCCGTCATTGACCTGGGACTCGATTTCTCCCGACAGGACGTAACCGAAAATGAAAGCCGATTTGGCGTGGATGTGCGAAACCGATGCCCCACCCGGCGCATAGTCGACAAGCAGGGCCTTAAGTGACTTGCCAGGGATATTGGGTATGATCTGCTGAAAGTGCGGTGTGATCGTTTCGCCGACGCCGCCGACGCCATGGGCGGCGGCGGGCGTTGCAGTGGCGATGACGATCGCAGCGTAAGTCGCTCCGAAGACGGATCGTATTTTCATGGTGCTGTTCTCCTTTACCTGCGAACCAGGGCCTTCAGAGAGTCGACGAATATCCAGAACGATGCAGCGAACAGGCCGACATCCTTCAGGAGGAACTGACCCGGCGCGACCGTGATCGCAGGAGCTCCGAGCTCCGGCACGACGACGCCGGGCGTCGAGATCATGAAGCTGACGGTCGTGAAGAACAGTCCGGCCGAGAGAAGGCCACCCGCTGCAGAAAAGATCGGGCTCGCCAATCTCAGGGCGATGAGCAGCCCGATGCTGAGCTCGACGAAGCCGAGGAAGGTGGAGAAACCGCGGACCGATAGCAGAGCATAGAACCAGCTCACCAACGGGCTATTCTTCACCAGCGGCACCAACCCTTCGGCCTCGTAGGCCGTGAACTTCATCCCGCCGAACCAGGCGTAGATGATCGCCAGCGACACATAGAGCCCGACGCGGCTGAGCGGTTCAGCGTAGGTGAGCAGGCGTTCGGCATGAACGCGCCACTCCGATGTCGTGCGCAGTGCCAGAACCGGTGTCGGTCCCTGTGAGACGATGTGCGAGATGGCAATTTCCGACTTCATGATACTTTCTCCTTTTGCACCGGGCGTTTGAACTGCCCGCGAGCCATGGCTCGACGGTCTCGGCACGTCCGGCTGGATGCCGAGAAAGATTTCAACAGTCTTGGCCGCAGTTGCGGGGCCTAGGCGTTCACGTCTTCACGCCTGTGCAGGTTGTAACGAGGCGCCGGGATGGCGCTCGAGAGCTTGCCCGACATGGCAAGGCGTGCCGCCTCATGACGATCCCATTCGCTCTTGTCCGGCAGCGACGGGATCGTGACGGTTTCGCCAAGGTCGAGACCCGCGAGCGCGGCATCGACCATGTCGCTGGCGGTCATGACGATCTGCGCCGGAAGCTGATGAACCGGCGTGCCGGCGACGTCCCAGAATTCGGTGGCCGTGGCGCCTGGCAGCACTGCCTGCACGCGGATGCCCTTGCCGGCGAGCTCATGAACCAGCGAATGGCTGAACGCGAGCACGAATGCTTTCGTGCCGCCATAGACGCCATTCAGCACTTCCGGAGCGAGCGCGACGATCGATGCGATGTTGATGATCGTGCCTTTGCCGCGGGCGGCAAATCCGGGGACGGCCGCATAGGTGAGGCGCGTCAGTGCCGTGACGTTGAGGCGGATCATGTCGTCCATCTTGTCGACGTCGGAGGCGAGCAACGTGGCCGAGGCACCGACGCCGGCATTGTTGACCAGCACCGAGATGCCGGCATTGGTCCGAAGGATGCGTTCAACGCGCAGCAGGTCGGCCGCCGACGTGAGATCGGCCTCGACCGTCTGCACTTTCCGGCCGGTCTCGTTGGTGAGCCGGCGCGCGAGCGACGTCAGTCGCTCTCCGTTGCGTGCAACGAGGAGGAGGTCGTGGCCGCGCTTCGCCAGACGATCGGCATAAATCGCGCCGATGCCGGTGGACGCGCCGGTGATAAGGGCGGTGCCTTGGGCCTGGGTCATAGTCCGTCTCCGTGGTTGGGCTGGTTTGTTGCGCCGCGGAGATGGATATGCCCTTCCGAAATTGATCGGTATCTGGCAAAATCGAGAGACATTCTTCCAAAAAATGGAAGTAACAAAATGGATCGTTTCGAAGCCATGTCGGTTGTACTGGCCGTGGCCGAAGCCGGCAGCCTGACTGCCGCGGCCCGCCATCAGAAAATGCCGCTGGCCACCGTGAGCCGCAAAGTCTCGGAGCTGGAAGCGCATTTGCGCACCAAGCTATTCAACCGGTCGACACGCGCATTCGTCCCGACAGAAGCAGGGCTCTCCTACATTGCCGCGGCAAAGCGAATCCTTGCCGATGTCTCGGAAACCGAGCGCGCGGTTTCCGGCGAGTACACGACGCCAAGGGGAGAACTGAGTGTTTCGACACTCGTTGCGCTCGGGCGCTTATGTCTGCAGCCGATTCTGTCGGAGTTCCTGGTAACGTTCCCGGAAGTGGACGTTCACCTCAATCTGCAGGACCGTATGGTCAATCTCCTGGAAGAGCACATTGACGTCGCGCTTCGCATTGGCCGTCTCGCCGACAGCAGCATGATCGCGGTGCGGGTGGGGGAAATCCACCGTGTGGTTTGCGCCAGCGCGGTATATCTGGAGTCGCGCGGAATGCCCAAATCGCCTGAAGACCTCGCGACGCATGACTGCATCAGCTATCCGCCGATGCAGTCGCCATCGACATGGAGATTCACGCGAGATCAGACC is a genomic window of Bradyrhizobium sp. CB1717 containing:
- a CDS encoding carboxymuconolactone decarboxylase family protein, with the translated sequence MSQRLDYNQIAPAGVKALGGVYGYIMQSSLPPALVELVYLRISQINNCAYCLDSHTRDLLKKGVKIEKLALVQAWKEAGNLFDERERAALAWAETVTHVAETNVPDEAYQAAREVFEERELVDLTIAISLMNAYNRMAISFRNTPQAAIEN
- a CDS encoding cupin domain-containing protein translates to MKIRSVFGATYAAIVIATATPAAAHGVGGVGETITPHFQQIIPNIPGKSLKALLVDYAPGGASVSHIHAKSAFIFGYVLSGEIESQVNDGPKRVYRAGESFYETPGSRHPVSRNASKTRPATLLAVFVVDSDEKELTTSIEQDSSSRSKK
- a CDS encoding DUF417 family protein → MKSEIAISHIVSQGPTPVLALRTTSEWRVHAERLLTYAEPLSRVGLYVSLAIIYAWFGGMKFTAYEAEGLVPLVKNSPLVSWFYALLSVRGFSTFLGFVELSIGLLIALRLASPIFSAAGGLLSAGLFFTTVSFMISTPGVVVPELGAPAITVAPGQFLLKDVGLFAASFWIFVDSLKALVRR
- a CDS encoding SDR family oxidoreductase, with translation MTQAQGTALITGASTGIGAIYADRLAKRGHDLLLVARNGERLTSLARRLTNETGRKVQTVEADLTSAADLLRVERILRTNAGISVLVNNAGVGASATLLASDVDKMDDMIRLNVTALTRLTYAAVPGFAARGKGTIINIASIVALAPEVLNGVYGGTKAFVLAFSHSLVHELAGKGIRVQAVLPGATATEFWDVAGTPVHQLPAQIVMTASDMVDAALAGLDLGETVTIPSLPDKSEWDRHEAARLAMSGKLSSAIPAPRYNLHRREDVNA
- a CDS encoding LysR family transcriptional regulator — translated: MDRFEAMSVVLAVAEAGSLTAAARHQKMPLATVSRKVSELEAHLRTKLFNRSTRAFVPTEAGLSYIAAAKRILADVSETERAVSGEYTTPRGELSVSTLVALGRLCLQPILSEFLVTFPEVDVHLNLQDRMVNLLEEHIDVALRIGRLADSSMIAVRVGEIHRVVCASAVYLESRGMPKSPEDLATHDCISYPPMQSPSTWRFTRDQTQYVVPVRSRFVASNLESACDAARADLGITEAFSYLLADAINSGQLVPLLQDFQPPPQPVNFVYSPNRFMPAKLRAFLDFAVPRLKERLAVRLNPNLVTR